A single region of the Anaerococcus urinomassiliensis genome encodes:
- a CDS encoding single-stranded DNA-binding protein yields the protein MLNISGNLVGEIKTTTIDINEGKREVANFTVVNKFKENGKTKKEYIYCNLYGEKVETVEDFESGEYVHIFGYFKEVKKEEKIFKNFIVKHINRINKEEKEEE from the coding sequence ATGCTAAACATAAGTGGAAATTTAGTTGGAGAAATAAAAACAACAACAATAGATATAAATGAAGGAAAAAGAGAAGTAGCAAATTTTACTGTAGTAAATAAATTTAAAGAAAATGGAAAAACAAAAAAAGAATATATTTATTGCAATCTATACGGAGAAAAAGTAGAGACAGTAGAGGATTTCGAAAGCGGTGAGTATGTTCATATATTTGGATATTTTAAAGAGGTAAAAAAAGAGGAGAAAATATTCAAAAATTTTATTGTAAAACATATTAATAGAATAAATAAAGAAGAAAAAGAGGAGGAATAA
- a CDS encoding type II toxin-antitoxin system RnlB family antitoxin has product MEKYLINDLNISGYKKIITLLDYKEKISTCLKNIKLLPSSEYKVLIDTALVSGINSYRFLEVKINKDGTINLNKYSYPIVDENIINKANSIISKESIWLKNSILTNSQKELIATF; this is encoded by the coding sequence ATGGAAAAATATTTAATTAATGATTTAAACATATCAGGATATAAAAAGATAATAACATTATTAGATTATAAAGAAAAAATTTCTACTTGCTTAAAAAATATAAAGCTGCTTCCTTCATCTGAATATAAGGTTTTAATCGACACTGCTTTAGTTTCAGGAATAAATAGTTATAGGTTTCTAGAAGTAAAAATTAATAAAGACGGGACAATAAACTTAAATAAATATTCATATCCCATAGTAGATGAAAATATAATTAACAAAGCTAATTCTATAATTAGTAAAGAGTCAATATGGCTAAAAAACTCAATTTTAACAAATTCTCAGAAAGAGTTAATAGCAACATTTTAA
- a CDS encoding VirD4-like conjugal transfer protein, CD1115 family gives MKDIKNVFHIRDKKRFILENLPYLVFFYIGNILASHINSYEGGDILDRIMVASSQIDSLNYFLSFKIRNILAGVILALIIKLVLIQKKKKAKKFREGKEYGSARWGNEKDIEPYIDKKFENNILLTQTERLTMNNRPQNPKYARNKNVLVIGGSGSGKTRFFVKPNLMQMHSSYVVTDPKGTLVLECGKMLEKNGYEIKILNTINFKKSMKYNPFAYIRSEKDILKLVQTIIANTKGEGEKSTEDFWIKAEKLYYTALIGYIYYEAPKEEQNFSTLLAMIDASEVREEDENFKNAVDYMFEALEKEKPDHFAVKQYKKYKLAAGKTAKSILISCGARLAPFDIEELRGLMSEDELELDKIGDRKTALFVIISDTDDTFNFVVSIMYSQLFNLLCDKADDEYGGRLPVHVRCLLDEFSNIGQIPKFEKLIATIRSREISACIILQAQSQLKAIYKDNADTIVGNCDSTLFLGGKERTTLKELSESLGKETIDLYNTSETRSNQKSFGLNYQKTGKELMSQDEITVMDGGKCIYQLRGVRPFLSDKFDITKHKNYKLLEDYDKKNVFDIEQYFKKKDGIRLKSDMEVEVLEA, from the coding sequence ATGAAAGATATAAAGAATGTATTTCACATACGAGATAAGAAAAGATTTATTTTAGAAAATCTTCCATATCTCGTATTTTTTTATATAGGAAATATACTAGCTAGTCATATAAACTCCTATGAAGGAGGAGATATATTAGATAGAATTATGGTAGCCTCTAGTCAAATTGATAGTTTAAATTATTTTCTTTCGTTTAAAATAAGAAATATATTAGCAGGGGTAATACTAGCATTAATTATTAAATTGGTTTTAATACAAAAGAAGAAAAAAGCAAAAAAATTTAGAGAAGGTAAAGAGTATGGATCTGCAAGATGGGGGAACGAAAAAGATATAGAGCCATATATTGATAAAAAGTTTGAAAATAACATTCTACTAACTCAAACAGAGAGACTTACAATGAATAATCGCCCTCAGAATCCTAAATATGCAAGAAATAAAAATGTTCTTGTCATTGGTGGTTCTGGTTCAGGAAAGACAAGATTTTTCGTAAAGCCAAATCTCATGCAAATGCATTCGTCTTATGTAGTTACTGATCCTAAAGGAACATTAGTATTAGAATGTGGGAAAATGCTAGAAAAAAATGGATACGAGATAAAAATTTTAAATACCATTAACTTTAAAAAGTCTATGAAGTACAATCCATTCGCTTACATTAGAAGTGAAAAAGATATACTCAAATTAGTACAAACAATCATTGCAAATACAAAAGGTGAAGGTGAAAAGTCAACTGAAGATTTTTGGATTAAGGCAGAAAAGCTCTATTATACTGCCCTCATCGGTTATATTTACTATGAAGCACCAAAAGAAGAACAAAATTTTTCAACCTTGTTAGCTATGATAGATGCATCAGAAGTTAGAGAAGAAGATGAAAACTTTAAAAATGCTGTTGATTATATGTTTGAAGCTTTAGAAAAAGAAAAGCCAGATCATTTTGCAGTAAAACAATACAAAAAATACAAACTTGCTGCGGGTAAGACCGCTAAATCTATTCTTATTTCTTGTGGAGCAAGACTTGCACCATTTGATATCGAAGAATTAAGGGGTTTAATGAGCGAAGATGAATTAGAGCTTGATAAAATTGGAGATAGAAAAACTGCTTTATTTGTAATAATATCAGATACAGATGATACCTTTAACTTTGTAGTATCAATAATGTATTCTCAGTTATTTAATCTATTATGTGATAAGGCAGATGATGAGTATGGCGGAAGATTGCCAGTTCATGTAAGATGTCTACTTGATGAGTTTAGCAATATAGGTCAGATTCCAAAGTTTGAAAAGCTAATTGCCACAATTAGAAGCAGAGAAATATCAGCTTGCATTATTTTGCAAGCTCAGTCTCAACTAAAAGCAATTTATAAAGATAATGCGGACACCATAGTAGGAAATTGTGATTCCACATTATTTTTAGGTGGTAAAGAAAGGACAACCTTAAAAGAACTATCTGAAAGTTTAGGCAAAGAAACAATAGATCTATATAATACGTCGGAAACTAGATCAAATCAAAAAAGTTTTGGTTTAAATTATCAAAAAACTGGAAAAGAATTAATGAGTCAAGATGAGATAACTGTAATGGATGGAGGTAAATGTATTTATCAACTAAGAGGAGTGAGACCATTTTTATCTGATAAGTTTGATATAACTAAGCATAAAAATTATAAATTACTTGAAGATTATGATAAGAAAAATGTGTTTGATATAGAACAATATTTTAAGAAGAAGGATGGAATTAGATTAAAAAGTGATATGGAAGTTGAAGTTTTAGAGGCATAA
- a CDS encoding helix-turn-helix domain-containing protein: MSKNFRDTLKEEMENPEFKKEWDNLEVEFQIIKAMIDGRNENHLTQRELSDMTGIAQGDISKIENGNANPSIKTLDRLADALGKKLKVTFESKI; encoded by the coding sequence ATGAGTAAAAATTTTAGAGATACCTTAAAGGAAGAAATGGAAAACCCCGAATTTAAAAAAGAATGGGATAATTTAGAGGTGGAATTTCAAATAATAAAGGCTATGATAGATGGAAGAAATGAGAATCACCTTACTCAAAGAGAACTCTCAGATATGACAGGTATTGCCCAAGGGGATATTAGTAAAATAGAAAATGGTAATGCTAATCCTTCTATTAAAACCTTGGATAGACTTGCAGATGCATTAGGAAAGAAATTGAAAGTTACCTTTGAAAGTAAAATATAA
- a CDS encoding type II toxin-antitoxin system RelE/ParE family toxin, producing the protein MNQFIVEYYEKEDGSYPVEEFLLSLDIKMRAKVFRNLELLEIKGNQLREPYSKHLEDGIFELRVKLGKNITRVLYFFVIGNKVILTNGFIKKTQKTPRSEIKLAKQYREDYQRRSYKNE; encoded by the coding sequence ATGAATCAATTTATAGTTGAATATTATGAAAAGGAAGATGGAAGCTATCCAGTAGAGGAATTCCTCTTATCTTTGGATATAAAAATGAGGGCTAAAGTATTTAGAAACTTAGAACTCTTAGAAATAAAGGGGAATCAACTTAGAGAGCCATATTCAAAACATTTAGAAGATGGAATATTTGAGTTAAGAGTGAAACTAGGAAAAAACATAACAAGAGTTCTATATTTTTTTGTCATAGGAAATAAAGTGATATTGACTAATGGATTTATAAAGAAAACACAAAAAACACCAAGGTCAGAAATTAAATTAGCCAAGCAATATAGGGAAGATTATCAGAGAAGGAGTTATAAAAATGAGTAA
- a CDS encoding PcfB family protein: MQNDDINSRTIAIMKKAGVVTAKQVINLMKKILEINKQKASLEKTGAISKFKKVKVKDLVKKGKVETLELNDIDLKTLKRELKRYGVKFSIKKDLESGNNIIFFQAKDEKIMEQAFKKTVYKFTREESMKKESVIEKLANFKEKVKATTDKDKVKHKHQEQSL, encoded by the coding sequence ATGCAAAATGACGATATCAATAGTAGAACAATTGCCATAATGAAAAAAGCTGGAGTAGTAACAGCTAAGCAAGTTATAAACTTAATGAAAAAAATATTAGAAATAAATAAGCAAAAAGCAAGCTTAGAAAAGACAGGGGCAATTAGCAAATTTAAGAAAGTTAAAGTAAAAGATCTGGTAAAAAAAGGAAAAGTAGAAACCTTAGAGCTTAATGATATAGATTTAAAGACTTTAAAAAGAGAATTAAAAAGATATGGAGTTAAATTTTCAATAAAAAAAGATTTAGAAAGCGGAAATAATATTATATTTTTTCAAGCAAAAGATGAAAAGATAATGGAACAAGCCTTTAAGAAAACTGTATATAAATTTACTCGAGAAGAGTCCATGAAAAAAGAATCTGTTATAGAAAAATTAGCTAACTTCAAAGAGAAAGTAAAAGCTACAACGGATAAGGATAAGGTTAAGCATAAACATCAAGAGCAAAGTTTATAA
- a CDS encoding ATP-binding protein codes for MESIKDILENNIEPLEKIYFSKKDNNESYIDQKTGLKYCSHCKSPMEKEIDFLGKRKKVPILCKCKQEKQKQQEEERQKINHLLKIDRLKKECFDDPILLNWNFANMDKDSEHEEVARNYVEKFDDIYINNIGLILTGDVGCGKTYLASSIANSLLEKEIKVKMTNFSVILNDMTNFEIDKSKYIEKLNNKQLLIIDDFGMERDTAFAAEHIFNIIDSRYRVGKPLIITTNLSISALTNPQTIKDKRIYSRILEICSPIIFTGENRRIEKMKEKSKLAYEILKNK; via the coding sequence ATGGAATCAATTAAAGATATTTTAGAAAACAATATAGAACCATTAGAAAAAATATATTTTTCAAAAAAAGACAATAATGAAAGTTATATAGATCAAAAAACAGGACTAAAATATTGCTCACATTGTAAAAGTCCAATGGAAAAAGAAATTGACTTTTTAGGAAAAAGAAAAAAAGTACCTATTTTATGTAAGTGTAAACAAGAAAAACAAAAACAGCAGGAAGAAGAAAGGCAGAAGATTAATCATCTTTTAAAGATTGATAGATTAAAAAAAGAATGCTTTGATGATCCTATACTTTTAAATTGGAACTTTGCTAACATGGATAAAGACAGCGAACATGAAGAAGTAGCAAGAAATTATGTAGAAAAATTTGATGATATATATATAAATAATATAGGTTTAATTTTAACAGGAGATGTAGGATGTGGAAAAACTTATCTTGCAAGTTCCATAGCTAATAGTCTTTTAGAAAAAGAAATAAAAGTTAAGATGACAAACTTTTCAGTAATTTTAAATGATATGACAAACTTTGAAATTGACAAAAGTAAATATATTGAAAAGCTAAATAATAAGCAACTACTTATTATAGATGACTTTGGAATGGAAAGAGACACAGCTTTTGCAGCAGAACACATCTTTAATATCATCGATAGTAGATATAGAGTAGGTAAACCTCTGATTATAACTACGAATTTAAGTATATCAGCCTTAACAAACCCTCAAACAATAAAAGATAAAAGAATTTACTCAAGAATACTTGAAATATGTAGCCCAATTATATTTACGGGAGAAAACAGAAGAATAGAGAAAATGAAAGAAAAGTCGAAATTAGCCTATGAAATATTAAAAAATAAATGA